Part of the Terriglobales bacterium genome is shown below.
GGCCAACAACGGCAACGTGCTGTTCGTGAACGACTACGGGCAAGGCAACAGCTACTCGTACACCTACGACGAGCTGAACCGGCTGAAGACGGCGGCGGCGTCCATCTATGGTCCGACCTGCTGGGGGCTGGACTACGGCTACGACATCTGGGGGAACCTGCTCAGTGCCACGGTGACGCAGTGCTCGGCGCCGCCGCTCAGCCTGACGGTCAACACCAAGAACCAGATCACTAATCCGGGGATCTACTACGACGCCGCCGGCAATTTCACCAACGGCATCTCGGTGCTCTTGACCTATGACGCGGAGAACCGCATCGCCGGGGCGGGCACTTCGACCTACGTCTACTCCCCCGCCGGGCGGCGGGTGAAGCGCACGGTCAACGGGGTGACCACGCTCTACATGAACGACGGCCCGGGCGGACCGGCGCTGAGTGAGTTCACGACTTCCGGCCAGGGGGTGGGCGCCTGGGTGAAGGACTACATCTACCTGAACGGGGAGCTGCTGGCCACCGAATCGGCGACCCAGGGTACGCGCTACCACTTTGCCGACCACCTGGGGACGCCGCGGGTCATCGCGGACTCAGCGGGCACGGTGATCAGCCGCCACGACTATTTCCCCTTCGGGGCGGAGCAGACCGCCTCGAGCGACGGCGAGACCCACAAGTTCACCGGCAAGGAGCGGGACGTGGAGACGGGCCTCGACTACTTCGGCGCCCGCTACTACCACAGCGGCCATGGAAAGTTCATGTCGCCGGACCCGATCACGATCAAGGCCAACCGGTTGCAAGATCCCCAGCGCCTAAATCTCTACAGCTACGTCCGTAACAATCCGCTAGTCTACGTCGACCCGGACGGCCGCGATATGCAGCTCTGGATCGTTGTTAAAGACCAGAGTAGTCGCCAGACGGTAAATCAAGCAGCTCCGAAGATTGCGGCAGACTTTCATCGATGGGGCGTGAAGCAGGTCAATGTTCATGTCACGAGCGACCCTGCAAAGGTAGTCAAGAGCAGCAACACCATTGTCGTCACTGCGGAAAAGAACGAATCCATGACTAAATCGGCGGACTATGGCAGGCAGTCCGTGTTGGGCGGGGTCACCATCAACACAGAGCTTGCGAACACGCCCCAGACAGTGAGGAACGTCACGGACCATGAAGTTACGCACAATGCTAGAGGTGACACTGGCCTAAGTGCACTCCTTGGCACAGACCACTCGTCTGACAAAAACGACCTGATGTACGGGAAGTACGACGCGTTGAAGCAGAGCGACCCACAGCTAGGTTCCGGCACGCAACAGCAGCTCCAAGAGAGATTCAATAAGGAGGGGGACAGGAACGAAGCCACCGTTGTTGACGAAGACAAGGAGAAGCCGAAGGAGCAGAAGCCATGAGTGCTGCCCTTGGAGTAGCGATTTCTGCGCTTACCTTGGGAATCCTCGGCTATTTTGCGTATAGCCTCACCTGGTTCCTATTCGTCGGCCGACGCGAAGAAAGCCAGAGAAGAGTTGCCGTCACGTCGCTCGGATACGTCGCAGTACTTCTCTCAGCCGGTCTGTGGTTCTGGGGATTGGGACGGTTCGCCTTCGATGTGGATTGGTACTGGAAAGCGCGGCTGTTAGTTTGGATAGGAGTAACGCTGTGCGTCGTGGCCATAGTCGCAGCTCACTTCTACCCTCGGCGTGCGTCACTCCCAATCTTACTTGCTGCTCTCGTCGTCGCCTTGAACTGGATTGGCAGCATTGTACGGGACTGAAATGAAGTCGTTGGTTACGGCGCGGGTTTGACCTGCTCCCCTAAATCCGCACAGCGCTGAATATGATTTCATACTTCTGCCAGCGGTACAGGAGAGGAGGAGGGAGCGGTGTCGCGGACCAAGCACACGGAGGCGGAGATGATCGCCGCGCTGAAGCAGATGGAGGCGGGGCGGCGGGCGGAGGACGTGGCGCGGGAGGTGGGCGTCTCGAAGCACACGATCTACGCGTGGAAGGCGAAGTACGGCGGGATGAGCGTGAGCGAAGGGCGGGTGGCCCACCCTCCTCGGCCCGGCACGACCCCGGAGGGTGCCCCTCGATAACAGCGAAGGCGTTGTCAAGGGACACGACGTCCTTCGGTGCGTGAGCACCGTGGTGAGGGCCAGAGAAGTTGAGGACCAAGGACTCTGGGGTTCCACGTTGTGAATCACGCTGCGGTGGATCGCTCCACCAACCATCGATGCGGGCCGGACTGCGCCCATGATTCTTCTATGCGGACATCCCGCCCTTGCGGGATGCGAGAGCACCCAATCAACGTCGCGGCCTATTCGCCGGGGCGAACGGCCAGGGGCACCCGCGGGCTGCTCTCGATGCGAACGATCTCCGGATACGGCGTTTGCCTGCGCAGCATCCAGTAGAGTCGGACCGCCAACTTGCGCGCCGCCGCCACTTTGGCCACGTTCCTGGGCATGGAGTGACAGCGGTGGAGATACTGCTTGCGAAA
Proteins encoded:
- a CDS encoding RHS repeat-associated core domain-containing protein, whose product is ANNGNVLFVNDYGQGNSYSYTYDELNRLKTAAASIYGPTCWGLDYGYDIWGNLLSATVTQCSAPPLSLTVNTKNQITNPGIYYDAAGNFTNGISVLLTYDAENRIAGAGTSTYVYSPAGRRVKRTVNGVTTLYMNDGPGGPALSEFTTSGQGVGAWVKDYIYLNGELLATESATQGTRYHFADHLGTPRVIADSAGTVISRHDYFPFGAEQTASSDGETHKFTGKERDVETGLDYFGARYYHSGHGKFMSPDPITIKANRLQDPQRLNLYSYVRNNPLVYVDPDGRDMQLWIVVKDQSSRQTVNQAAPKIAADFHRWGVKQVNVHVTSDPAKVVKSSNTIVVTAEKNESMTKSADYGRQSVLGGVTINTELANTPQTVRNVTDHEVTHNARGDTGLSALLGTDHSSDKNDLMYGKYDALKQSDPQLGSGTQQQLQERFNKEGDRNEATVVDEDKEKPKEQKP